From Montipora foliosa isolate CH-2021 chromosome 6, ASM3666993v2, whole genome shotgun sequence, a single genomic window includes:
- the LOC138005434 gene encoding uncharacterized protein: protein MAADNCKVLIAVIFLTAASSLALGASVGGPKSTAKVLIYHVIPRKVSNATQQMKTMYPLITSSSFIQVAIVMLPNLNMQSCSSNQKLEDNLAIAYKKLFEFKSPLYMTFSYEQNQPGSQHALLTQVLKDTSYYINGSTFTLQRMMRKRHFPVPSVQIGMSEADLNKFCRKYLQALVDNNLASLVITNDAVKIFRNYLILYTFQSVNEQVAHCVSLL, encoded by the exons atggcagCAGACAATTGCAAGGTGTTGATCGCTGTCATATTCCTTACAGCAGCCAGTTCATTGGCTCTTGGTGCCTCAGTTGGAGGACCAAAGAGTACGGCTAAAGTTCTCATATATCATGTGATTCCCCGAAAAGTCAGCAATGCCACCCAACAG ATGAAAACCATGTACCCTTTGATAACCTCAAGCAGTTTCATCCAGGTTGCGATTGTGATGTTGCCAAACTTGAATATGCAAAGCTGCTCCTCGAATCAA AAATTGGAAGACAACCTAGCTATTGCGTACAAGAAGCTATTTGAATTTAAAAGTCCGCTATACATGACATTTTCTTATGAGCAAAACCAACCCGGATCTCAACACGCGCTGCTGACTCAGGTTCTGAAAGACACAAGTTACTATATCAATGGTTCAACGTTTACCCTGCAGCGTATG ATGAGGAAGAGACATTTTCCTGTACCTTCTGTGCAGATTGGAATGTCTGAAGCTGACCTGAATAAATTCTGCCGTAAATATCTTCAAGCTCTTGTCGACAATAATTTAGCG AGTCTTGTTATAACCAACGATGCAGTCAAGATTTTTCGCAACTATCTCATTCTCTACACATTTCAATCTGTCAATGAGCAAGTGGCTCACTGTGTTTCTCTTCTTTAA